GTACAATCAGGAAGATACTTCTGACCCCGTCACCGAGGAAGTCGAGGAGCAAGAAGCCTCTGCTCAGGTCGAATTTTTTGAGCTTTTGACGCCGAATAGCCGGCCAAATGATCTGGCGATTGACTCTCGAGGGTATATATGGTTTACAGAGATGGGGGCCAATGCAATTGGCCGATTAGAGCCGCGCACAGATATGATTCGCCGATTTTCTTTGACCACGCCGGGTGCGCAACCACACAGTATTGCTCTCGACAGTCAGGGGCACGTCTGGTTTTCAGAAATTGCCGCCAACCGCATTGGCCTCCTGGATCCCTTCTCCGATGATATTCAGGAGTTCACTGTTCCGACTCCGGGCAGTCGGCCAATGAGTTTGAAATTTGACGACCAATGGAAGCTCTGGTTTATCGAGAGTGGAGCCGATCGCATTGCGCGGCTGGATCCGGTCACCGAGACGATAGAAGAATTTTCAATTGGTGAGGAAGATATCACACTTGGTTCGCTTCAGATAGATGATGGCGGGCGGGTCTGGTTCGTCAATCACGAACAAAGTCAGCTGGGTATGCTCGATCCCGATACTGAAGAGATTACCACCTATTCGCTTCCAGATAGCGGTTTTGCTATTGGGCAAATGGGATTGGATTCAATAGGGAGGATGTGGTTTACGGATACGGATTCGACAAGGCTGGGCATGTTTGATTCTATCACCAGGCAAACGCGTTTTTTCCGGTTTCCCGAAAAGATGGAATCTCCACATGCTTTGCAGGTCGATTCGAATGATCGCGTGTGGATCGGTGGACAATCGTCGGGATGGCTGACCAGTTTTAGTTTGCAAGATACAACGTTTACGCTCTATGAGATTTCCGATGATGATGTTGAGGTCAAAAACTTGCGCATTGATCGCAGAGGTGTTGTCTGGATTGTCGATTCAGAGGGGAATCGAATTGGACGGATTGAAACATCTGATTAATGGTTTATCCCATCGCCAGAGGAAATTTAGATTTTAAGGACGAGCGGGAATCGGTCTGCAAGCAAAGCACTCTAAATATAGAGTGCTTTTTTATTTAAAAAGGCGTTGACACACCGGATAGGGCATACTATATACGGTTTATGCGCTAAAGTTATACAGGGTCAACGGTTATGAAATCTTGCAATACCATTTTTTGTTTTGCTCTTATCGGGTTGCTGGTTTTGCCATGTGATGCTGATCAGTTGGTGTTGATGTCGCCACATTCAGATGAGATCCAAAACGAGTTTGAGTCGGCTTTTGTGGCTTTTTATAAAGAGACCACAGAGCGAGATGTGCGGGTAGAGTGGCTCGATATTGGCGCGGGCACGAGTTCGATTTTGCGTTATATCAAATCGGAATTTGGGCGGTCGCCAGAGGGTATTGGCATCGATATTTTTTTTGGCGGAGGCACCGCGCCTTATGTAGATTTGTCTGAGCGCGGGCTGTGCCAACCCTATCGGTTGTCCGATGCTGCGCTCAATCGATTGCCCGCGCAGATTGGGGGGGTTCCGCTTTACGATTCGGCCTATCAATGGTATGGTGCAACGCTGTCGGGTTTTGGCATTGTGTATAATCGGCGCGTGATTGAAATTTTGAATTTACCCCTCCCCCAAACCTGGGCAGATTTGGGCGCGCCGGAATTGTTTTCGTGGGTTGGTTCGGGCGATCCGCGCAAGAGTGGCAGCGTTCACATGGCTTATGAATTGATTTTGCAGGCTTATGGCTGGGAAAGAGGATGGGAAGTGATTACCACAATGGGGGCCAATGTGCGAAATTTTGGACAAGGTGGCTCTTATGCCCCCAGGGAAGTCGCTGTGGGCGAAGTGGCTTATGGTTTGTCTATTGACTTTTATGCATGGGCACAAGTCGCAGAAGTGGGCGATGAATACGTGGGCTTTGTGATGCCCGATAATTTGACCATTGTCAATCCCGATGGCATCGCCATCTTAAAGGGTGCGCCAAACCTGGAGGTGGCACAGGTATTTTTGGAGTTTGTGATGTCCGATGCGGGGCAGAAGCTCTGGTTTTTGAAAAAGGGCGTGCCGGGCGGTCCTGTCAATAAGCAGTTGAACCGATTTACCGTATTGCCAGATCTGTACACGCGCTATCAAAGTGATGCTGCGGTGACGTTAAATCCCTTTGAATGGCGTTCCGATTTGATATATGATGCTGAACTGGGTAGCGGGCGCTGGCGCGTGTTGAACGATTTGATCGGCGTGATGGTCATTGACTCACAGCGGGCATTGCAAGCTACCTGGAAGGACGCGATGACAGATGGCGTGTCAGAAGAAGAACGCAAGAAGCTGTCATCTGTACCTATTTCTGAGGCTGAAGCACTGAAGTTGGAGCAGTTGTGGGGAGATGCCGAGATGCGCAATCGCACAATGGCTGACTGGACGGATTTTGCGCGCGACAAATACGGTGCTCGCGATGTGCCTTTGTCTGTGCGTATTACCAATGCGATTACTCTGTTTTTCCCCATGGGTATTGCCTGCTGTGTGGTGGCTTATTTGTGGCGTTTGCGCAGGAATTAAAAAGAGTGAGATATGTTCGGAATCAGGCTGGAAAATGTGACCAAGCGTTTTGACAATGTTCTGGCATTGGATCGCATCAATCTGGAAATTGACGCGGGGGAGTTCTTTTTTTTGCTGGGTCCCTCTGGTTGTGGCAAAACCACGTTGTTGCGCATTTTGGCGGGTTTTGAGCAGCCCGAGAGTGGTCGGGTGATTTTTGATGAACGCGATGTGACTCCTGTACCTCCGCACGAGCGCAATACGGGTATGGTGTTTCAGAATTATGCGTTGTGGCCTCACATGACGGTCTGGAAAAATGTGGAATACGGCCTCACCATGCGCAATATGTCGCAGCACGAGCGCGACCAAAAGGTGAGGCGCGCTCTGGAAATGGTTCAGATGAGCGGTTATGCCGAGCGGTCGCCCAATCAGCTTTCGGGGGGGCAGCAACAGCGCGTGGCTCTGGCGCGGGCACTTGTCATAGAACCGGGTGTTGTGCTGCTGGATGAGCCGCTTTCCAAT
This portion of the Gemmatimonadota bacterium genome encodes:
- a CDS encoding ABC transporter substrate-binding protein codes for the protein MKSCNTIFCFALIGLLVLPCDADQLVLMSPHSDEIQNEFESAFVAFYKETTERDVRVEWLDIGAGTSSILRYIKSEFGRSPEGIGIDIFFGGGTAPYVDLSERGLCQPYRLSDAALNRLPAQIGGVPLYDSAYQWYGATLSGFGIVYNRRVIEILNLPLPQTWADLGAPELFSWVGSGDPRKSGSVHMAYELILQAYGWERGWEVITTMGANVRNFGQGGSYAPREVAVGEVAYGLSIDFYAWAQVAEVGDEYVGFVMPDNLTIVNPDGIAILKGAPNLEVAQVFLEFVMSDAGQKLWFLKKGVPGGPVNKQLNRFTVLPDLYTRYQSDAAVTLNPFEWRSDLIYDAELGSGRWRVLNDLIGVMVIDSQRALQATWKDAMTDGVSEEERKKLSSVPISEAEALKLEQLWGDAEMRNRTMADWTDFARDKYGARDVPLSVRITNAITLFFPMGIACCVVAYLWRLRRN